In Humulus lupulus chromosome 7, drHumLupu1.1, whole genome shotgun sequence, the following are encoded in one genomic region:
- the LOC133792252 gene encoding uncharacterized protein LOC133792252: protein MGTQLKFSTAYHSETDGQTERKKICSEHVSLTFKDPGVPTYANLKRRHVELEVGDHLFLRVTPRKGISVKRFGKKGKLSPRYVGTFEILDRVGNVAYRVALPPSFSEVHNVFHVSQLKKYVSDPSHVMSYETLGLQEDLSFDERLVKILDRKDKLLRNKTISFVKVLWRNNGVEEATWEFESDMLQQYSKLFE from the exons atgggaactcagttgaagttcagtacagcttatcactCAGAAACGGATGGTCAGACTGAGAGAaagaagatatgctcagagcatgtgtcaTTGACTTTcaaggatcctgga GTACCCACTTATGCAAACCTAAAGCGCAGGCATGTTGAGCTTGAAGTTGGTGATCATTTATTTCTGCGTGTGACTCCAAGGAAAGGAATCTCGGTGAAGAGGTTTGGCAAGAAGGGAAAGCTAAGTCCCAGATATGTTGGAacttttgagattttggatagagTGGGAAATGTGGCTTACAGGGTAGCTTTACCACCATCATTTTCTGAggtgcacaatgtatttcatgtgtcacaACTTAAAAAATATGTGTCCGACCCATCACATGTGATGAGCTACGAGACCTTGGGTTTGCAGGAGGACTTGTCATTTGATGAGCGTCTAGTGAAAATACTCGATCGAAAGGACAAACTCCTAAGGAATAAGACCATTTCCTTCgtaaaggtattgtggaggaacaatgGTGTTGAGGAAGCAACTTGGGAATTTGAGTCTGATATGCTGCAACAATATTCCAAGTTGTTTGAGtaa